The following coding sequences lie in one Rutidosis leptorrhynchoides isolate AG116_Rl617_1_P2 chromosome 4, CSIRO_AGI_Rlap_v1, whole genome shotgun sequence genomic window:
- the LOC139844808 gene encoding polygalacturonate 4-alpha-galacturonosyltransferase-like translates to MGIKRGNAITGGRRNNGGGGGSWMSVVILVLFLVLAPLCVFFGRGMYSTTSIDENDFSTSFTKEDVDWRAKLALQNVRSLFTKKVFEVIKANTDDLGPLSLDSLRKNLSASWKISGQENVIDNNSVPTQIVESNVKRTPTSKQEKVIDGGHFESVDTPAILARRQLRDKRRESRAADLVKQDDDVIIKLENAAIARSNSVDSAVLGKYSIWRKENDNENTDTTIRLVRDQMIMARVYKSIATMKNNTRLARELQNQLKESQSSLGNATTDADLNRSVADRIKAMGQLLSKSKEQLYDCKLVTGKLRAMLQSADEQVRSLKKQSSFLSQLAAKTIPNGIHCLSMRLTIDYYLLPLEKRKFPKSENLENPNLYHYALFSDNVLAASVVVNSTIMNAKEPEKHVFHLVSDKLNFGAMNMWFLLNPPGKATIHVENVDEFKWLNSSYCPVLRQLESAAMKEYYFKSDHQTTLSSASSNLKYRNPKYLSMLNHLRFYLPQVYPKLNKILFLDDDIVVQKDLTGLWKVNLNGKVNGAVETCGESFHRFDKYLNFSNPHIARNFDPNACGWAYGMNVFDLEEWKKKDITGIYHKWQNMNEERVLWKLGTLPPGLMTFYGLTHPLDKSWHVLGLGYNPSVDKKDIDKAAVIHYNGNMKPWLELAMIKYRPYWVKYIKFDHPYIRGCKL, encoded by the exons ATGGGGATTAAAAGGGGAAATGCAATAACGGGTGGCCGTAGGAATAATGGCGGAGGTGGTGGATCTTGGATGTCAGTTGTGATACTTGTGTTGTTTCTTGTTCTTGCTCCTCTTTGTGTTTTCTTTGGGCGTGGGATGTATTCTACAACTTCAATTG ATGAAAATGATTTTTCAACTAGTTTTACAAAAGAG GATGTGGACTGGAGAGCAAAGTTGGCTTTACAAAATGTTCGATCTCTTTTCACAAAAAAG GTTTTTGAGGTCATCAAGGCTAACACTGATGATTTAGGACCTTTGAGTCTTGATTCTTTACGGAAAAACTTGTCAGCTTCATGGAAAATTTCCGGACAAGAAAATGTGATTGATAATAATTCTGTTCCAACTCAG ATTGTGGAAAGTAACGTAAAACGTACCCCAACAAGTAAACAGGAGAAAGTAATAGATG GTGGTCATTTTGAATCGGTTGATACACCTGCAATATTAGCTAGAAGG CAATTAAGAGATAAAAGGCGTGAATCCCGAGCAGCTGATTTAGTGAAACAAgatgatgatgtaataataaagcTTGAGAATGCAGCTATCGCACGGTCAAATTCGGTTGACTCTGCTGTTCTTGGGAAGTACAGTATTTGGCGAAAAGAGAATGATAATGAGAATACTGACACGACCATCCGATTGGTTCGGGATCAGATGATTATGGCTAGGGTGTACAAGAGCATTGCAACGATGAAAAATAATACACGGTTGGCACGTGAACTACAGAATCAACTTAAAGAAAGTCAAAGTTCTTTAGGCAATGCTACTACAGATGCCGATCTTAATCGCAG TGTTGCGGATAGAATAAAAGCTATGGGCCAACTACTATCAAAATCTAAAGAACAACTTTACGATTGCAAGTTGGTAACCGGGAAGCTTAGAGCTATGCTTCAATCAGCCGATGAGCAAGTTCGTAGCTTGAAAAAACAAAGCTCGTTTTTGAGCCAATTAGCCGCCAAAACAATCCCAAATGGAATACATTGCTTATCGATGCGCCTAACCATTGATTATTACCTTCTTCCGCTGGAAAAACGGAAGTTCCCGAAGAGTGAGAATCTTGAGAATCCAAATCTTTATCATTATGCCCTTTTCTCGGATAATGTCTTGGCTGCATCGGTTGTTGTGAACTCAACAATCATGAACGCTAAG GAACCAGAGAAACATGTTTTCCATCTTGTCTCCGATAAATTAAATTTTGGGGCGATGAATATGTGGTTTTTACTGAACCCTCCCGGTAAAGCTACAATTCATGTGGAAAACGTTGATGAATTTAAGTGGCTAAATTCATCCTACTGTCCAGTTCTTCGACAACTAGAATCTGCTGCCATGAAGGAATACTATTTCAAATCAGATCATCAAACAACTTTGTCTTCTGCTTCATCGAATTTGAAGTACCGAAACCCCAAGTATCTTTCGATGTTGAATCACCTTCGATTTTATCTCCCTCAAGTTTATCCCAAATTGAACAAAATCCTTTTTCTTGATGATGATATCGTTGTCCAAAAAGACTTAACGGGGTTGTGGAAAGTCAATCTTAATGGGAAAGTCAACGGTGCTGTTGAAACGTGTGGCGAAAGCTTTCATCGGTTTGATAAGTACTTAAATTTCTCGAATCCTCATATTGCAAGAAACTTTGACCCGAATGCATGCGGTTGGGCTTATGGTATGAATGTGTTTGATCTCGAGGAGTGGAAAAAGAAGGATATTACTGGCATTTACCACAAGTGGCAAAATATG AATGAAGAGAGGGTTTTATGGAAGCTTGGGACATTACCACCCGGGTTGATGACATTTTATGGGCTGACACATCCACTTGATAAGTCATGGCATGTACTTGGTCTCGGGTATAATCCGAGCGTAGATAAGAAGGATATTGACAAAGCAGCAGTGATTCACTACAACGGAAATATGAAACCGTGGCTCGAATTGGCAATGATTAAGTACCGTCCGTATTGGGTCAAATACATAAAGTTTGACCATCCCTACATCCGAGGTTGTAAACTATAG